A stretch of DNA from Aurantiacibacter atlanticus:
CGTTCGGCATTCGCGTGCAGCAGGTGTCCGGCGCGCGCCAGCGTGGTCTTGTGCCAGATCGCGGTCATCACATCCTGCAAGGGCCGCCGTTCGGGCGCGTGGTAATGCACATCATTGGTGGCAAGCAGCGCCAGTCCGTTGGCGCGCGCCAGCGTGTCGAGCCTGTCGATCCGCGCGATATCATTCCCGCGGTAGAGGAAGGCAGCGGCAATATGGCGCAGACCCGAAAGCTGCCGGACGATATGCGGGATGAGGTCGATAAAAGGCTGCGTGATGATGCGAGAAGCATCGACGGGGCAATTGTCCGCACCTTGCGCATCACCCAGCGGAAACGGCACCACATTGCTCGGCACACGAAGGGTGAATTCCTGCTCCAGTTCGCGTGGGGGGAGCAGGATAAGCTGCACGCCTTCGCAATGGTCTGCCAACATGGAAAGGCTGATCTGACACACGCCCTTGTCCTGCCATTCGCCATCCAGCGTGGCCATGCGCCCGGCGCTGATCAGGCGGCACAACTGGCCATAGGCAGCGCGGTCTTTGGGGTAGGCAAGGAAGGCAAGCCCCTCCTGCGTTTCGATACGTGTGCCGATAACGGGGCGCAGCTTGAGCGTTTTTGCCTCCGTGTGGACGCGCACCACGCCCGCCATGCTGTTGGCATCGGCAATCCCGATGGCATCATAGCCCAGCGCACGGGCGCGCAGCACCAGGTCGACCGCATCGGATGCCCCGCGCAGAAAGCTGAAGCACGATACCAGGCCCAGTTCGACAAAGGGCGCAGGCGTTGGCGGCTCTATGCTGTCGGGATCAAGCTCGATCGTGCGCTTCGGGAGGAGGTCGCTTTCGGGCACGTCACTCCTCAAGCTCCGCCAGCTGACCCAGCCGCACCTTCACCGCTGCCAGATCGGCTGCGAACAGACGTTCTTGCTCGGCCCGCGCTTCTCCGTCGAGGCGCAGAAGATAGGAGGGATGCACGGTGATCCACAATTCACTGCCATCGTCCAGCATCATCGGGGCACCGCGCACCTTGCTGACGCTAACCGTCTTGCCCAGCATCCCGCGCGCTGCGCTGGCCCCCAGCGCCAGCACAAGCTTGGGCTGGACGATGGCGCGCTCTGCTTCCTGCCACCAGCGGCAGGTGTCGATTTCCTTCGCAGCAGGCGACTGGTGCAGCCGCCGTTTGCCACGCTGGACATATTTGAAATGCTTGACCGTATTGGTGACATAGGCGCTGCTCCGCGCGATCCCCGCAACCTCCAGCGCCGTATCCAGCACCTGTCCGGCAGGGCCGACAAAAGGACGTCCCGCCAGATCCTCCTGATCGCCGGGCTGCTCCCCCACGATCATCAGATCGGCATCATCCGGCCCCTCTCCCATTACAGCGCGGTTATCGAGCGCGCCGATGGGGCATTTGCTGCAGGCATGGATCGCCTTCTCGATTGCGGCCAGCGTTTCGGGACGCTCCTCGAATTCCAGCTTTCCGGCTGAAACCATTTCGGATTCGCGCTTCTGTGCGCCCGCCACCAGTTCGGGAATGAGCGCGGCTTCGGGCATGTTTTTCCAATATTTGCGCGGCATTTCCTTCAGCATCGCGCCGATTTTCAGCCGTGCAGGGTTGAAGATGGAAGCATAATATTTGCGCCAGAGATCTTCTGCTGGATCGCCGCTGGGCGCATCCGATTTTTGCGCCGGAGGGCCTTCGCACAAGACCTCGCCATCCCAGTGGAGCGAGCCGCTTGGCGTCAGGATGGACCAGCGCATATTGGCAAACCGGCGCACGAAAAAGCCCGCCTCGCGCCGCAGGATGTGATGCTCTGGCTCAAACCAGGCGACATAATGTTCAAGAGCTTCGGGTTCGTCCACATTCTCTACCAGACGAAAACGGACGAAGGCGTGCATCTTGTGCGCATCGCGGCGCACCGTCTTGTCCAGTTCTTCCACACGCCGCACGTCGAGATCGGCCCTGTCTTCCATCAGGCGCGGATTGGCCTGCAAACGCCACAGCAGGCGATACAGCAAGGCAAAGCGCTGGGAATCGCAATGCAGTGCGGCATTCTGCGCCAATTGCATGAAACGCTTGCTTGCGCGCACCGGCGCCGTTGCGTCGTCGGGCACAGGCAGGCGGCGGTCGCCATGTGAAAAAAGCGAGCCGGTGGCGCCGGGCTCCACCCATGCCACGCGATCAGGCGGCACATCGCATTGCACCAATTGCCTCGCCCGATCCCGCCAGAAGGCAAAGTCGTCCGGCTCAGGCATATTCACCACGTAATAGGTGCCAAGCTTCACATGCTGCAGCGCTGTCATGCCGCGAACAGTTCAAGCTGTTCCTGCTTTGGCGCGAGCAGGCTGCGCAAATTTGCGTGGTCGGTCAGCAAAACAGGGCGCCAGTCTGCGGTCACGATGAACGGACGTATCTTCACAACCGAAACGGTGAGCCGCGCGACATCATCAAGGCGCAATGTGCGGTGGCGGCGGCTGGCCAGTATCTGGCCCACCGCGCGTGTGCCCAGCCCCGGCACACGCAGCAACATTTCGCGCGAGGAACGGTTCACATCTACTGGAAATTGTTCACGAAACTTCAATGCCCACGCCAGCTTCGGATCAATATCGAGCGGTAAATTCCCGTCAGCTTCGGTGGCCTGCATCACCTCATGCGGAGCAAAACCGTAAAACCGCATAAGCCAGTCCGACTGGTAAAGCCGGTGTTCGCGCATCAGCGGCGGACGTTTGAGCGGCAGGACCGCGCTAGCATCGGGAATGGGCGAGAAGGCTGAATAATAGACGCGGCGCAGCTTGAAACGACCATAGAGATGGCTTGCCTTGCCCACGATATCGGAATCGCTGGCGCTGTCTGCCCCGACGATCATCTGCGTCGATTGCCCACCCGGCGCAAAGCGCGGGGCGTGGCGGAAACGCTTGCGTTCATCCTTGGCCTGAACAATCGCGCCTTTCACCCCGCCCATCGCACCTTCGATCTGGCTGGCGTTCTTATCGGGAGCGAGGCGAGTAAGTCCGGCATCGGTAGGCAATTCGACATTGATCGAGACACGATCGGCATAAAGACCCGCCTGATGCACCAGTTCGGCATCGGCTTCAGGGATAGTCTTGAGATGGATATAACCACGAAAATCGTGATCTTCCCGCAGGATGCGCGCAGTTTCTACCAATTGTTCCATCGTATAATTGGCGCTTTTGATAATGCCTGACGACAGGAACAGCCCTTCGATATAATTGCGCCGGTAGAAGGTCAGCGTAAGATCCGCCACTTCCTGCGGCGTAAAGCGCGCACGGCGCACATTGCTGCTCTTGCGGTTCACGCAATAATGGCAATCGAAGATGCAATGGTTGGTCAGCAGTATCTTCAACAACGAGATGCAGCGACCATCGGGCGCATAGGCGTGACAAATGCCCATCCCCTCTGTCGACCCGATACCCTTGCCGCCCTTGCTGCTGCGTTTCGCCGTGCCGGAAGATGCGCAAGAGGCATCGTATTTTGCCGCATCAGCAAGGATTCCCAGCTTCTGAATAGTGTCGAGAGCAGTCATATGTTCTTTATATGTTCTTTTGTAGGATTCGCCAAACCCAAATTCCCTTGCGCATTTTTGCCGGAGTCCCCCCTCCGCCAGGCATTAGCGTCACACTCGACTGGTTTATCGACGAGGCATATTCCATTGCCACGCGCGCACTCTTTTGGTGCAGGCCTGAGCGGCACCAAATTGCGTCCTCGCCTGATCTGCGGACAAAGCCACCCACGGGATAAATGCGGCGAAGCTTGAGTGGCGGCTCGCACTTTGGCATGGGCGTGAAATGGATATCATTGCCTTGCTCAGCGATCCAGCCGCGTGGCTGGCCCTGCTCACCCTGATCGCGCTGGAGGTAATCCTTGGCATCGACAATCTCATCTTCATCGCCATTCTTTCCAACAAGCTACCAGAACATCAGCAAAGCAAGGCACGGCGAATTGGATTGGCGCTAGCGCTGATAATGCGCATCGGCCTGCTGATGCTGATCGGCTGGATCGTGACGCTGCAAACCCCGCTGTTCGATCTGGGGATTGCTGGCGAACCCGGGCCTTATGGTGAGCCTACCTTCGAAACCGCTTTCTCCGGTCGGGATCTGATCCTGCTGGCGGGGGGATTGTTCCTGCTGTGGAAGGCCACCAAGGAAATCCACCATTCCATGGAGCCAGAGGATAATTCAGGTGATCTGCTCGACAAGACGCCTGACATGGCAAAGGCCGCCACGGCCACCTTTGGTGCAGTGATCGCACAGATCGTCGCTATCGACATCGTGTTTTCAGTCGATTCGATACTCACGGCTGTCGGCATGACCGATCACGTGCCTATCATGATTGCCGCTGTGGTAATTACCGTGGGCGTTATGATGGTCGCCGCCGATCCACTGGCGCGCTTTATCGAACAGAATCCCACGCTGGTTATGTTGGCGCTCGCATTTCTTGTAATGATCGGCCTCGTGCTGATCGCGGACGGTTTCGGCTTCCATGTGCCGAAGGGCTATATCTACGTGGCGATGGGCTTCTCAGTCGGAGTCGAGATTCTCAACATGGTCCAGAGGAACAAACATACGAGCAAGACGGACAAAGCCGGGTCATCCTGCTGATCCGCGCGCACCAAGGGCCAGACTGGCCGGTGAGCCGCCACTGGTGTGAATCACAGATAATTGATCGCACGAAGGGCTGGTGGGCCCGGCAGGATTCGAACCCGCGACCTAGCCGTTATGAGCGGCCAGCTCTAACCACTGAGCTACAGGCCCCCTGAAAAGACAGCGGTGCCAGCCATTCGTGCGGGCGTGCCACTAGCCCGTGTGCGGGACTGCGGCAAGATATTAGCGGATTACTCTTCCACGATAATATCGGCGCCTCTTATATCGCCAGGCTCATTCGCCAAAACACCGGCCACTGCCGTCCATACCGCAACATTTTGTGCCAACTCGGTCGGATCGACCTTATCGAGCGTATCATTGGCGGTGTGATGCAGATCAAAATACCGTGATCCGTCCTGTTGCAGATCCACGATTGGCGCCTGTTGATCGCGCAAGATGTTGAGGTCAGCGCCGCCGCTGGCAACAATTTGCGGCGCGGGTAGCACGCCGTAACCAGCGACTGCTTGGGCCAATCGAGAGAACAGGGCCGGATTGGTGCGAGAGAAATTCGTTTCGAGCCGCCAGATCAACCCCGCGCCAAAATCGCTTTCGAATCCTACGCCCATCGGTTCATCCGCATGGGCGGCGGAATAAGCGCGGCTGCCCCACAACCCGGTTTCCTCTGCCCCGGCAAAAAGGACGCGAATCGTCCGAAGCGGCTGACCTTCTTCGGCTACACGCAAGGCAGCGGTGGCGGCGATAGCGCAGCCTGCGCCATCATCAATCGCGCCGGTGCCAATATCCCAGCTATCCAGATGGCAGGCCAGCAGAACCGGCGGCAGGGACGCATCACTTCCTACGATCTCTGCAGTAACGTTACCGCTCATCGTTTCGCCAAGATGGCGCGGCGTCAGGACAAGTTCCATCGCAACTGTCTCGCCACGCGCCAGCATACGCTCAAGATTGTCGGCATCGGGGTTGCTGAGAGCAGCAGCAGGGATTGGCGTGACCCCTTCGGGCCAATTGGTTGCGCCAGTGTGCGGCAGGCGATCATCATCGGTTCCAATAGAACGGATAATGATACCGGCGGCACCCTTTTGCGCGGCAATCCCTGGCCCCTGCCTCCGTGCCGATCCAAAATATCCGTAATGCGATCCATCCTGCGTCGCGCGCATCGCATGGCCGATATAGGCGATCTTGCCAGCAAGGCTGCCTTCGGGTGCGGCCCGTAATTCGTCCGTCGTAGCGAAATGAACAATTTCAGCCCTGATGCCCTGCGCTGATGTTGCGCCGCTATAGCCAAGCGCCGTCACCACCACTGGTTGCGGGAACGGGGCGATGATGCGCGCCTGCTCTTCTCCTCGGACCCACGTTTGTATCGGGAATGGTTCGTTCATGACATTGGCAAAGCCGTGATTGCGCAACCACTCCATCGTCCATTCACGTGCCCGTGCCTCATCCACCGTACCGGCGAGGCGCGGACCTATTTCCGTAGTGATGCCTTCCACAAAATCCCAGGCGATCTCGTCATGCGCGCCGGGTGGCAGGCCGTACCGCCCATTGTTGTCCTGGGCGAAACTTGTGGCAGGAAGGGCGAGAGAAAGCGCAGCAAGCGCGAAGACGGTCTTTTTCATGCGCTATGGCTAGTGAACAGATCAACCGGTGCCAAGGCCCTGTTATCGTAATTCGGGAAAATCAGACCGATACATCAGCCAGTGGTCAAAATCGTATCGGCTAGCGTTACGCCAGATACAAAGGCCGCCTCCACCCGAGGACCGATCAGCCAATCGCCGCAGGCACCAAGGCATGCATCTGCGTTCCAAAGCGCCTTCTGCGCCGTCGATCCGCTTTCGGCGTATAACCAGCGATGGGCTGCGCTATGGACGGCTTCAGGCATGGTGATGTCCGTCTGATTGCCCAATTCTTCGAGCAACAAAGTGGCTATAGTTTCGCCATCATCATCCAAATGCTCGCGGCTCCAGTCCGGAGATGCTTGCACCACCCAGCAATCCAGTCCGCCCTTGTTGCTGCGCCCCGGTTTCGCTGAATTGCGCGCGGCCCAGCCGATGGCTCCGGCGTCACGAATAATATCTTCGTGATCGAGTGGGGTGGCGAATGCCGCCATTACGGCCCAGCATGGCAAGGAAACGGAAGATTTCGCAGTCTCGGCCATTTGAGGCGAGTGTGGGCCTAACAGCACAGCGGCCTGTTCTGCAGGAACAGCTACCAGTACCGCATCAAATACCGTCTCCGGTGTACCATCCCCATCAAACCGCCACCCAGTTCCGGACCGCCCGAAAGCCTCTATTTCCACGCCGAAACGTACATCAAGCTCTGCAGCCATCGCCTTGACCGGTGCATTCATGCCGGGCGTGCCAACCCACGCACCCTCTTTAGCTACGGGCCATTGCGCGACAACGTCATCAGCCTCCCATTGAGATACGATTTCGGCGAACCCATTGTCAGAGACGGTGAAATATTGCGCTCCGTGATCGAAATGAAGCGTGTTTCCATCGATCTCGGCCCGCCGGGTCGCCATGCGACCTCCCGGCCCTCGCCCCTTGTCGAACAGGATGACGTCATGGTCTTGCGCCCTCAGGCGTGTTGCGCAGCTGAGCCCGGCCATACCGGCACCAATGATTGCGATGTTCATGGCAAGCTATGTGGAAAATAATGCATCACAGGCAATACCGCCTTAGGACCCGCTTGCCGAACTGGACCGCACACCCCGTAGCAAAGCCTCTTCCAGATTCTGGCCGTGCAAGATTGAAACATCGCCAGTGGTTTCCAGAACAGCGGCCCGCACATCTTCCATCCTCAGTACATTTGCCTCACGCAATTTGGCGCGCAAATCGCTTTCGGCCACACGCGTTTTCTCCAGAGCTGAATGGATAACCTTGCCATCACGCATCAGCAGCATTGGCTCATTTTGCATGATGCCTTCTGCAAGATCAGAGTTCTTACGCAGGCGAGCCGCGGCCCATTGGGTCAGGAACAGGCCGACCATGGCCATCAGAGACTGGGCAAAGGCGGTCCACTCGGTCGACTGCGCAGCCCCTGCTACCAATGACCCGAGAGCGATGGTCATGATGAAATCAAAATTGGTCATCTTGGACAAGGATCGCAGTCCGACAATGCGGATCTGGAACACGACAAAAAACAGCGCAAACATTGCCAGCACAGCGCCACGGAGCAGCAAATCGATAATTGTATTGTCCAGGAACATGAGGCTTGAACCAGCGAAGCCGCAGCATTGTTCCGCCCTGTCTCAGCAAGCACCTTGCCCGCCGGGTCCCCACGCCCTATCTGGCCTGCCAACTCCCGATCGCGAACTGACCTGACAAAGGACCCGCCAGATGGCTGCCCAATACGCATATGTCATGAAGAACATGACGAAAACTTTCCCCGGTGCAAGCAAGCCGGTGCTGCATGACATCAATCTGCAGTTCTATCGCGGGGCAAAAATCGGCATTGTCGGGCCGAATGGCGCGGGTAAATCCACGCTGATCAAGATCATGGCCGGTATTGATACCGATATCACGGGCGAGGCATGGCCGGGCGAAAACATCACCGTTGGCTATCTGGAGCAGGAACCTGAACTGGATTCGAGCAAGACCGTGTTGGAAAACGTCAAGGATGGCGCGCGGGAAACCGCCGACCTTGTCGAACGCTTCAATGCGATCAGTGCCGAAATGGCTGAACCCGATGCCGATTTCGATGCTTTGGGCACCGAAATGGCTGATTTGCAGGGCAAGATTGATGCGGTGGACGGCTGGACGCTAGACAATCAACTCGAAATCGCAATGGAGGCGTTGCGCTGCCCGCCGTCCGATATGGGCGTTGAAAGCCTTTCCGGTGGTGAAAAGCGCCGCGTCGCCCTCACCCGTCTGCTGATCCAGAAGCCCGATATCCTGCTTCTGGACGAACCGACCAACCACCTTGACGCCGAAAGCGTCCAATGGCTGGAAAATCACCTCAAGGAATATGCGGGAGCGGTGCTTATGATTACCCATGACCGCTATTTTCTCGACAATGTGGTGGAATGGATCCTGGAACTGGATCGTGGATCCTATTATCCGTATGAGGGCAATTACAGCACTTATCTGGAAAAGAAGGCCAAGCGTCTTCAGCAGGAAAGCCGGGAGGAATCCGGGCGCCAGAAGGCCCTTTCGCGTGAACTTGAATGGATGCGGCAGACCCCCGCAGCACGCCAGACCAAGTCCAAGGCGCGTATCCGCAAATTCGATCAGCTTCAGGACGAAATGTCCAATCGGAAGCCCGGTAAGGCGCAAATCGTCATTCAGGTGCCGGAGCGGCTGGGCGGCAAGGTGATCGAGGCAAACAATATTTCCAAGGCCTATGGCGACAAGCTGTTGTTCGAAGACCTGTCCTTCATGTTGCCTCCCGGCGGCATCGTTGGTGTGATCGGGCCGAATGGCGCGGGTAAGTCCACGCTGTTCAAAATCCTGACCGGCAAGGAAGAACCAGATAGCGGCACCGTCGAAATCGGTGAGACCGTGCATCTTGGCTATGTCGATCAGAGCCGCGACCATCTCGATCCGAAGCACAATGTCTGGGAAGAAATCTCTGACGGCCTCGATTACATGAAGGTCAATGGACACGATACCAGCACCCGCGCCTATGTCGGTGCATTCAATTTCAAAGGACCGGACCAACAGAAAAACGTCGGCAAGCTGTCTGGCGGTGAACGCAATCGCGTCCATATGGCCAAGATGCTGAAAGAAGGCGGTAATGTGCTGCTGCTGGACGAACCGACCAATGATCTCGACGTGGAAACCCTGTCAGCCCTGGAAGAAGCAATTGAAAACTTCGCTGGCTGCGCCGTGGTCATATCGCATGACCGGTTTTTCCTTGATCGACTGGCAACGCATATTCTTGCGTTTGAAGGGAACAGCCATGTCGAATGGTTCGAAGGCAATTTCGAAGCCTATGAGGAAGACAAGAGGCGCCGCCTTGGCGATGCCGCCGATCGGCCGACAAAATTGCAATACAAGAAGCTGACACGATAGTCTGTGGGCCTCAGAGCACGCCTTCCCGTTGCTTCGGGTAGGCGTGCTTATCTCCAGTTAACAGCTAATTAGCTTACATCTTGCAAAGCGAGCCCATGAATGGGGTCGCACTCAAATCACACAGTCACAGGTCCGCCCTGCTTTTCGCATTCGCCTATCTTGTGGCTGCGATTGGCGCCTTGCTGTTAACCAAAGGCAGCTCGGGAATTGCCGCGATCTGGCCTCCCAGCGGCATTATGCTGGCTGGTGTTTTGTTGCTACGCGGCGATGCACGCACGACCCTATATCTTGGAGCGTTTATCGCCAGCATGGTGGCCAACGCCATCATCGGGACGTCCCTATGGGCTTCCATCGCCTTCAGTGTCGCAAATATTGCCGAAGCCGCGACGGCGCGTGCGCTGATACTCAATTTCAAGCAATCTTCGCGCGATATTGCCAGCGCCCGCAATATCATCACGACTGGGGCTGCTGCATGTGTGGCGGCGGTGTTGAGCGCGCTCATCGCCTCTGTGCTGACATCCGAATTTGAATCCGGGTTCCTGATTTCCTGGGCATCGACAGTATTTTTCGGGATGATTACGATTACGCCCGCCATTCTGTTTATCGCGATTGATATCATGGAGCATGAACGGTCACTCGTTTCGATTGTCTCGACAACCTCTTTGATTGTCCTTTCGGGCGCAGTGGCATTCTGGCAGACAGACGTTCCGCTTTTGTGGCTTCCGATCGCTGCGGCAGGATTTGCGACTTATCGCCTTGGACTGACGGGCGCGGCGGTCAGCCTGCTGGCGCTGGCCATAACCGGGGCGGTTCACTCATCCGCCGGCCTTGGCGTTTCAGGATTGGACAATTCAGTCGTCGGGACGACGCTGTTTCTGCAAATCTATCTCGCAGGCGTGCTCCTCGCCTTGTTGCCGCTGGCAGCCTTGCTGAGCAAATATCAATCCATCATGGCTGATTTGGTTTTCGCGAGACAATCGGCCGATTTGCAGGCCACCGAAGCGCGCCGTCTGGCAGAAACGGATGCGCTGACGGGCGTGGCAAATCGCGGCAAGATCATCGAGTGTCTGCGCGCCGAAATTGTACATGCAAAGGCAACTGGGCGCGATCTTTCGATACTGATGATGGATGTTGATCACTTCAAATCGGTCAATGATCGTTTCGGCCATGCCAAGGGTGATCTGGCATTGATGGCCGTTGCCAATGAAGGTCGGGCTCTTGCCGGGAGGAGCGGCCACTTTGGCCGCATAGGCGGCGAGGAATTTCTGCTTGTCTTACCCGGCATCGGCATTGATCAGGCCGCAGAAATTGCCGATGAAATGCGCTTCGGTGTGCGTCATCTTGATTGGGTGGGACACGCTATGGATCCCATCACGCTCAGCATCGGTGTGGCGCAACATGCGGGCATGCAGGATGATGCAAGCCTGCTGGGCGAAGCCGACGGCCGACTCTATGCTGCCAAACGCGCAGGGCGCAACCAAATCTGCATCAGCGATCCACCATTGATCCCGTTACGCCGCCTTTCCTGATTGTCGAACCCTTCTTCAACCTTGCTCGTTGGTTATCAATCACGGGGAGCAATCATGCGAAAATACACCTGGCCAACCATCACATTTGTAGCAATCTGCCTGATGGGATGGGGTGCGCGACAAGCAATAGGACGGGTATATGGCGCTGCCGAAGCTCAGGTGTTGTTGGAAGCGATTTCCCGCGCAGGCCTGTATCTTGGCTCTGCCATTGCAACGGCATCGACGACGACCCTTGCCTTGATGCTAACGCTGATCGGAATGATCCGCCGCATGGACCAGGATTTTGACCAGGATATGTACAACAGTGTGACCCTCATCGCGCGACTGGCTACGGCCGCCTTGATGCTCAGCCTTGTCGTATTGATGGCCTACACCTTGCCAATCGGGGAATTTGAGCAACTACCGACTGACTGGTATGCCACCATGTATGAGGCGCTTTTCGCTTCCACCATCGTCATGGTCGCGCTCCTGGCTGCGATGGTCGCTGTTGTTTATCAGACCCTGTACCATGTCATTGCCAGCATAACGCCTGGCGAAGACGCTTAATGCGGCCTTGAAGCCAGAGTATCTGCGCCAGAAATCTGAGCGCGACGCGCGATCTCGAAAATATCTTAGTCCTGACCAGCCGTGCTTCAGCACGGGTTCAATCTTGTTCAGCTAAAAAGCTCTCAACATGAATGTTAAGCTAACTGGGTGGTTCAGTTAACGGTCAGAACGAATCGTTACAACTTACGACATTCAATAAAGGATTGTTATACATCAGGGCCGCAGCACTCGGGCGGCATTGGTCAACATAAAGGAGATGTTGCAATGCAACTCGCAGAACTTTTGAAAACATGCGGTTTAGCCGCACTTGCGGTTGCGATGGCCGTTCCGGCTTTGCCGGTTGCGGCCTCGGCAGCGAGCGAAAGCTCCGCTGAAACGCAGCGCCAGGATCGCGATGCCCGTCGCGGTGAGCGCAGTGGCCGCGATACCCGCAGCGAACGCCGCGGCAGTCGAGAGGCTCGAAGCGAACGCCGTGGCAATCGCGAAGCTCGCAGCAGTAGCCGCGGCAATCGCGAGACCCGAAATGACAATCGCGCCCGTGAGAACCGCGCCCGTGACAATCGTCGCGAGCGGGAAGCCAATAATCGTGGCACTCAAATGCGCGAACGTGATCGCAATCGTGCCAACAGCGTCCGCCGCACCGCATCGGCACGCGCGGATCGAGAACGCGTCAACGCACGCGCCAGAGCCACGCAACGACGCCACGCGAACCAGCGTCATGACCGCAGAGCTGAACGTCAACGTGACAACCGGCGCTACGACAGGCGGGATACACGCAGGGATTATCGCAACGATCATCGCCGCAATACCCACCAGGACTATCGCTATGACAGGCGTGAGGCACGCCGGGACCATCGTAGGTGGAATCGCAACAGCTGGCGTCGCAACAGCCGCTACAACTGGAGCCGCTATCGGTCCCACAATCGCAGCGTCTTTCGCATCGG
This window harbors:
- the ettA gene encoding energy-dependent translational throttle protein EttA gives rise to the protein MAAQYAYVMKNMTKTFPGASKPVLHDINLQFYRGAKIGIVGPNGAGKSTLIKIMAGIDTDITGEAWPGENITVGYLEQEPELDSSKTVLENVKDGARETADLVERFNAISAEMAEPDADFDALGTEMADLQGKIDAVDGWTLDNQLEIAMEALRCPPSDMGVESLSGGEKRRVALTRLLIQKPDILLLDEPTNHLDAESVQWLENHLKEYAGAVLMITHDRYFLDNVVEWILELDRGSYYPYEGNYSTYLEKKAKRLQQESREESGRQKALSRELEWMRQTPAARQTKSKARIRKFDQLQDEMSNRKPGKAQIVIQVPERLGGKVIEANNISKAYGDKLLFEDLSFMLPPGGIVGVIGPNGAGKSTLFKILTGKEEPDSGTVEIGETVHLGYVDQSRDHLDPKHNVWEEISDGLDYMKVNGHDTSTRAYVGAFNFKGPDQQKNVGKLSGGERNRVHMAKMLKEGGNVLLLDEPTNDLDVETLSALEEAIENFAGCAVVISHDRFFLDRLATHILAFEGNSHVEWFEGNFEAYEEDKRRRLGDAADRPTKLQYKKLTR
- a CDS encoding sensor domain-containing diguanylate cyclase; this encodes MNGVALKSHSHRSALLFAFAYLVAAIGALLLTKGSSGIAAIWPPSGIMLAGVLLLRGDARTTLYLGAFIASMVANAIIGTSLWASIAFSVANIAEAATARALILNFKQSSRDIASARNIITTGAAACVAAVLSALIASVLTSEFESGFLISWASTVFFGMITITPAILFIAIDIMEHERSLVSIVSTTSLIVLSGAVAFWQTDVPLLWLPIAAAGFATYRLGLTGAAVSLLALAITGAVHSSAGLGVSGLDNSVVGTTLFLQIYLAGVLLALLPLAALLSKYQSIMADLVFARQSADLQATEARRLAETDALTGVANRGKIIECLRAEIVHAKATGRDLSILMMDVDHFKSVNDRFGHAKGDLALMAVANEGRALAGRSGHFGRIGGEEFLLVLPGIGIDQAAEIADEMRFGVRHLDWVGHAMDPITLSIGVAQHAGMQDDASLLGEADGRLYAAKRAGRNQICISDPPLIPLRRLS
- a CDS encoding RcnB family protein, encoding MQLAELLKTCGLAALAVAMAVPALPVAASAASESSAETQRQDRDARRGERSGRDTRSERRGSREARSERRGNREARSSSRGNRETRNDNRARENRARDNRREREANNRGTQMRERDRNRANSVRRTASARADRERVNARARATQRRHANQRHDRRAERQRDNRRYDRRDTRRDYRNDHRRNTHQDYRYDRREARRDHRRWNRNSWRRNSRYNWSRYRSHNRSVFRIGSYYSPYRGYRYRRLNIGFRMDNLFFGSRYWINDPWRYRLPDVYGPYRWVRYYDDVILVDTYSGEVVDVIHDFFY